A part of Paenibacillus sp. sptzw28 genomic DNA contains:
- the spoIIIAC gene encoding stage III sporulation protein AC — translation MNMDVSAIFQIAGIGIIIAMIHTVLKQMGKEDMAHWVTVIGFVVVLFMVVRLLNDLFQEIKTIFLFQ, via the coding sequence ATGAATATGGATGTTAGCGCCATTTTTCAAATTGCTGGAATCGGTATTATCATAGCGATGATCCATACGGTCCTGAAGCAGATGGGCAAGGAAGATATGGCGCATTGGGTAACAGTCATCGGGTTTGTGGTGGTGCTTTTTATGGTCGTCCGCCTTCTGAATGACTTGTTTCAGGAAATCAAGACGATATTTCTGTTTCAATAG
- a CDS encoding YqhV family protein: MLNKIVLSMASLRLLSGSIEICAALIMLRLNEIDKALAVNASLALVGPLVLITTTTIGLVGMSDKLSLSKMIWVVTGIACLLIGILKK, from the coding sequence ATGCTTAATAAAATCGTCCTCAGTATGGCTTCACTTCGTTTATTGTCCGGAAGTATCGAAATTTGCGCGGCGCTCATTATGCTTCGTTTGAACGAAATCGATAAAGCGCTCGCGGTGAATGCGTCACTTGCGCTGGTTGGTCCGCTGGTGCTTATAACAACAACGACAATCGGGCTTGTGGGGATGTCGGATAAGCTGTCTCTGAGCAAGATGATTTGGGTGGTGACGGGTATTGCATGCCTTTTAATAGGAATTTTAAAAAAGTAG
- the spoIIIAA gene encoding stage III sporulation protein AA, translating into MLERVMHLLPSELNAVFERIPLRVKEQVEEIRIREGRPLEIGTGEGYWFVGLNGELLGRPQEAYKPSTETCRRLLERVTNHSLYAMEEELRRGYITVAGGHRIGIAGRTILEGGAVRGIRDVAAFNLRIAREVVGAAAGLLPKLLDMNKRSVLPALILAPPQQGKTTLVRDLARAVSSGAWGHPAAAGWPARKVGIVDERSEIAACVRGVPTFNVGPRTDVMDACPKAEGIMMMLRSMSPEVMIVDEVGREEDADAILDASHAGVAVIATAHANDAGDALGRPALRRLLEEGAFAVCVELRRSESGIATRVVPAAAAGRAPAAREPTAAKGGGAFG; encoded by the coding sequence ATGCTGGAGCGCGTAATGCACTTGCTGCCTTCGGAGCTCAATGCCGTGTTTGAACGGATACCGCTGCGGGTGAAGGAGCAAGTCGAAGAGATTCGAATCCGGGAAGGCCGGCCGCTTGAAATCGGTACCGGAGAAGGCTATTGGTTCGTCGGCTTGAATGGCGAGCTTCTGGGTCGGCCGCAGGAAGCGTACAAGCCGTCGACAGAAACATGCCGCCGGCTGCTGGAGCGGGTAACAAATCATTCGCTTTATGCAATGGAAGAGGAGCTGCGCCGCGGGTATATCACAGTAGCCGGCGGCCATCGTATCGGTATCGCGGGACGCACTATTCTTGAGGGCGGAGCCGTTCGCGGCATTCGCGACGTCGCCGCCTTCAACCTCAGAATCGCCAGAGAGGTAGTAGGCGCAGCTGCGGGTCTGCTGCCTAAGCTGCTTGATATGAACAAGCGCTCGGTGCTGCCGGCCCTCATCCTCGCTCCTCCGCAGCAGGGCAAGACGACGCTAGTGCGCGACCTTGCGAGAGCGGTGAGCAGCGGCGCCTGGGGCCATCCGGCCGCGGCGGGATGGCCGGCGCGAAAGGTAGGCATCGTCGATGAGAGGTCCGAGATCGCCGCTTGTGTCCGGGGGGTGCCGACATTTAATGTGGGTCCCCGAACGGATGTAATGGATGCTTGTCCAAAGGCGGAGGGGATCATGATGATGCTCCGTTCCATGTCGCCGGAGGTGATGATTGTGGATGAAGTCGGCCGCGAGGAAGATGCGGATGCCATTCTGGACGCCTCTCATGCCGGCGTTGCGGTTATAGCGACGGCTCATGCCAACGACGCCGGGGATGCGCTTGGACGCCCCGCTCTGCGGAGGCTGCTGGAGGAGGGGGCGTTTGCGGTTTGCGTTGAGCTTCGCCGCTCCGAATCCGGCATTGCAACACGGGTCGTTCCGGCTGCCGCGGCAGGCAGAGCGCCTGCGGCACGCGAGCCGACAGCGGCCAAAGGAGGCGGCGCCTTTGGTTAA
- the spoIIIAB gene encoding stage III sporulation protein SpoIIIAB encodes MVKLIGAALILFAGTMIGFLQASRYAARPRQIRQLAHALQRLETEIGYGYTPLPEAIKRSALHLPEPAASLLIGVTERLSGADGLTFRECWEQAVNGHWPGTAMRGSEQAALIRLGSALGISDREDQIKHLRLAMQQLKAEEDAARDDQARYEKMWKSLGVLIAALVVILIL; translated from the coding sequence TTGGTTAAACTTATCGGCGCGGCACTAATCCTGTTCGCCGGTACGATGATCGGCTTTCTGCAGGCTTCCCGCTATGCCGCACGGCCGCGTCAAATCCGCCAGCTCGCCCATGCGCTGCAGCGTCTCGAAACAGAAATCGGCTACGGGTACACACCGCTGCCGGAAGCGATCAAACGCTCGGCCCTTCACCTGCCGGAGCCCGCAGCATCGCTGCTTATCGGAGTAACCGAGCGGCTCTCCGGAGCGGACGGGCTAACCTTCCGTGAATGCTGGGAGCAAGCAGTTAACGGACATTGGCCCGGCACAGCCATGCGGGGCTCGGAACAAGCGGCGCTGATCCGGCTCGGTTCGGCGCTTGGCATTAGCGACCGCGAGGACCAGATCAAGCATTTGCGGCTCGCCATGCAGCAGCTTAAAGCGGAGGAAGATGCGGCGCGGGACGATCAAGCGCGCTACGAAAAGATGTGGAAAAGCCTCGGCGTACTCATCGCGGCGCTTGTCGTCATTTTGATCCTTTAG